One window of the bacterium genome contains the following:
- a CDS encoding sodium:solute symporter family protein: MGGLAQASGADIAIVVLSIAVVLIAGLWRREGEFANYIIAGRKLSMPAFVMSLVTSWYGGILGVSEYSYNYGLSNWFVFGVPYYLYALVFAIFLARRARMSELLSLPDRFQRVYGTQAARICGGIIFLTAMPAAYLLMLGKLIEWMCGWSYHVSLLAGAAISTVYLFRGGLVSVVKTDLIQFVLMYLGFAVMVAVLYFHYGGLEFVRSNLTPELLSPTGGQAIGAVLVWYVIASTTLVEPLFYERSFAARSEKMVLPGIVIAVAFWAVFDFMTTATGLYARALLGSIDSPVFAFPELAAKVLPAGLFGLFLAALIATVASTIDSYTFIAGAALGRDVIARGREQSMSAVLRLLKTGAALGLLCALLLAWFSESVISLWHAVGSVTAPALLLPALFAWFSKHPPRESSVVASMLVAGCAALFWRLSGFWTSDGGYWLGIEPIFVGLLVSICIVLPSYWRRLQANRA; this comes from the coding sequence ATGGGCGGATTGGCTCAGGCATCCGGGGCTGACATTGCGATCGTGGTGCTCTCGATTGCGGTTGTGCTGATTGCCGGCCTGTGGCGGCGTGAGGGCGAATTTGCAAATTATATCATCGCGGGCCGCAAGTTATCCATGCCGGCGTTTGTGATGTCGCTGGTGACTTCGTGGTACGGCGGGATTCTGGGGGTAAGCGAGTATTCCTACAATTACGGACTGTCGAATTGGTTCGTGTTCGGAGTCCCCTACTATTTGTACGCGCTTGTTTTCGCAATATTTCTTGCCCGACGAGCACGCATGTCTGAACTTTTGTCCCTGCCTGACAGATTTCAACGAGTGTACGGGACTCAAGCGGCGCGCATTTGCGGTGGAATCATATTTCTGACGGCAATGCCCGCTGCCTATCTTCTCATGCTGGGCAAGCTCATCGAATGGATGTGCGGGTGGTCGTATCATGTATCGCTTTTGGCAGGCGCAGCAATCTCGACCGTTTATCTTTTCAGGGGAGGATTGGTAAGCGTTGTTAAGACGGATTTAATACAATTCGTCTTGATGTATTTGGGGTTCGCGGTCATGGTGGCCGTTCTGTATTTTCACTACGGAGGGTTGGAGTTCGTGCGAAGCAATTTGACACCGGAATTGCTTTCACCCACGGGCGGACAGGCAATAGGAGCCGTGCTTGTTTGGTATGTCATCGCTTCAACGACACTTGTTGAACCGCTATTCTATGAGCGGTCTTTCGCTGCAAGGTCGGAGAAAATGGTCCTACCGGGAATTGTTATTGCCGTTGCCTTCTGGGCCGTTTTCGATTTCATGACGACGGCGACCGGATTGTATGCCCGCGCGCTGCTGGGAAGCATCGACTCTCCGGTGTTCGCATTTCCGGAGCTTGCAGCTAAGGTTTTGCCAGCAGGTCTATTCGGGTTGTTTCTTGCAGCGTTGATTGCGACCGTGGCCTCGACGATAGATAGTTATACGTTTATCGCGGGAGCTGCACTTGGCAGAGACGTCATCGCGCGGGGCCGCGAGCAGAGCATGAGCGCTGTGCTGCGCTTGCTCAAGACCGGAGCGGCGTTGGGGCTATTATGCGCCCTGCTCCTGGCGTGGTTCTCAGAGTCCGTGATATCCCTTTGGCATGCAGTCGGGTCGGTGACGGCTCCGGCGTTGCTCCTGCCTGCTCTGTTTGCGTGGTTTTCAAAGCATCCGCCGCGGGAATCCAGTGTGGTTGCGAGTATGCTTGTTGCCGGATGCGCCGCACTTTTCTGGAGATTGTCGGGGTTTTGGACATCTGATGGCGGCTACTGGCTGGGTATTGAACCAATATTCGTGGGACTGTTGGTCAGCATATGCATCGTCCTCCCTTCCTACTGGAGAAGACTGCAAGCGAACCGAGCTTGA
- the sufC gene encoding Fe-S cluster assembly ATPase SufC, producing MSIPFFEKTFSIGASLNQLEIRDLHVAVEGKEILKGLNLTVPVGEVHAIMGPNGSGKSTLSAAIMGHPKYEVTGGEVIWKGESLLELEPDERAKRGLFLAFQYPQEIYGVSVNNFLRLAMTERFGQTPSFKEFDAEMKKWLKLLDIRPEFTKRYLNEGFSGGEKKRNEILQMGMLKPEMAIMDETDSGLDIDALKIVSQGVNSMRGPNFGALVITHYQRLLNYIVPDVVHILVDGRIVKSGDKTLAEHLESEGYDWIKSEVAA from the coding sequence ATGTCTATTCCCTTTTTTGAAAAAACTTTCTCTATAGGAGCATCATTGAATCAGCTTGAAATTCGTGACCTTCATGTCGCCGTGGAAGGCAAGGAAATCCTCAAAGGGCTAAACCTTACAGTTCCCGTCGGCGAGGTGCATGCGATCATGGGACCCAACGGCAGCGGCAAGTCGACACTTTCCGCCGCGATCATGGGGCACCCGAAATACGAAGTGACTGGCGGCGAAGTCATCTGGAAAGGCGAAAGCCTGCTCGAACTCGAGCCTGATGAACGCGCCAAACGCGGACTCTTCCTTGCCTTCCAGTATCCGCAGGAAATCTACGGCGTGTCGGTAAACAACTTCCTTCGCTTGGCCATGACCGAGCGCTTCGGACAGACTCCAAGCTTCAAGGAGTTTGATGCCGAAATGAAAAAGTGGCTTAAACTTCTCGATATTCGCCCGGAGTTCACAAAGCGATACTTGAATGAAGGTTTTTCCGGCGGTGAAAAAAAGCGTAACGAGATTCTCCAGATGGGAATGCTTAAGCCCGAAATGGCCATCATGGACGAAACCGATTCCGGACTCGATATTGACGCATTGAAAATTGTTTCGCAAGGTGTCAACAGCATGCGCGGACCGAATTTCGGCGCATTGGTGATTACGCACTATCAACGTCTGCTGAATTACATCGTTCCCGATGTTGTCCATATTCTCGTGGATGGCCGTATTGTCAAGTCTGGCGATAAGACACTTGCAGAACATCTTGAATCAGAAGGCTACGACTGGATTAAGTCGGAAGTCGCTGCCTGA
- a CDS encoding Rrf2 family transcriptional regulator, with product MLISLQADYALRMLMFVARGHADGKTFVTRDIAEQQHIPRVFLTKIVAYLSSEGLLETHRGKGGGIALGRKPEEINMLEVIEAFEGSLAFNECTTDPAACVMSQECTVRHVWKEAEDHLRAFFRGKTLADLLEIERKQYFTQLQPIFHSNSKEVPVNAG from the coding sequence ATGTTAATCTCACTTCAAGCCGACTACGCCCTTCGCATGCTGATGTTCGTCGCTCGCGGTCATGCCGATGGCAAAACGTTCGTTACCCGCGACATCGCCGAACAACAGCACATTCCACGTGTCTTTTTGACGAAAATTGTGGCATACCTATCAAGCGAAGGACTGCTTGAAACTCACCGCGGGAAGGGTGGAGGCATTGCTTTAGGACGCAAGCCTGAAGAAATCAATATGTTGGAAGTAATCGAGGCCTTCGAAGGAAGTCTTGCTTTCAACGAATGCACCACTGACCCGGCAGCCTGCGTCATGTCTCAGGAATGCACCGTCCGTCATGTCTGGAAAGAGGCTGAAGATCACCTCCGCGCCTTCTTCCGCGGCAAGACTCTGGCTGACCTCTTGGAAATCGAGCGCAAGCAGTATTTCACCCAGCTCCAGCCGATTTTCCACAGCAATTCCAAGGAAGTTCCGGTCAACGCCGGATAG
- a CDS encoding TonB-dependent receptor produces the protein MRYLFILLISAAAYGASALTGRVTDWSNGKGIEGAVIEIDLDSATVSDRFGRYTTRAFEAQSVVVKVSKDGFAPYSALVVLADAEQTEFNVELKPFRASGEDSFSDAPRYELDDVNVTTSRATSDYPVTFSNLNSEEVERSSYGQDLPQLFTQLPSINTYSDGGNGFGYSYLRLRGFSQNRVGVYLNGVPLNDAESHEVFWIDLPDFAEDVQDIQVQRGIGSSLYGAASLGGSINLVTRTPGLGDKPTLRAETMYGTWNTRRASLQFTSGRVGQRFGFAGRLSRMDSDGYRYGSWVKAWSYYLASTRFSSKHTTRIIFYGGPEKTHLAYEGVTKEYLDGEVTGNKDKDRRHNPFMFAGEIDNFFQPHYELHDEWRARDNLTVDNSIYIFKGDGYYDQFRTGQDLGQYYYTFPADSVAADVLRRRNITELDGGWIPRATWKHKWGQSVLGAEVRLHNARHEGTVRWSSIVPQGASPEQHYYDYRVGKQVYAGYIHNLFQVSDPLRIMADLQFKTQRYEMKDDKIWDVTLEKTFSAFTPRAGLNYRLLEGGARKPLTIAYANASFAQREPAFRDLYNAQDFYSSPFVTPHRFADGPDGGAYIGPMLEDEKLFNLEVGCIGQWKHAHLGVNYYRMELTDAIVTDNGQLDDLGNLLSANADKVRHQGVEVVGAIEPLDHLTLSGNLALADHRFVNYSEVDWNTFEPTSRDGNRIGQDPEYLANVQIERVQGRFAASIGARFAGKQYTDNSENEETAIEGYTLLHADFSYEFRNVPGNVPLAEIRIRINNILDSEYETVGYGPTYIVGAPRAIYTTLAVEL, from the coding sequence ATGAGGTATTTGTTCATCCTGCTGATTTCTGCAGCGGCCTACGGCGCGTCGGCGCTGACGGGGCGGGTTACGGACTGGTCTAACGGTAAGGGAATCGAAGGCGCGGTCATTGAAATTGACTTGGACTCCGCGACTGTCAGCGACAGATTCGGACGTTACACGACAAGGGCGTTTGAGGCACAGAGTGTTGTCGTGAAGGTATCAAAGGACGGCTTTGCACCTTATTCAGCGCTTGTCGTGCTGGCAGATGCCGAGCAAACCGAGTTCAATGTTGAGTTGAAACCGTTCCGTGCCAGCGGTGAGGACTCGTTTTCCGACGCACCGCGCTATGAACTCGATGACGTGAATGTAACCACGTCCAGAGCCACGTCAGACTATCCGGTCACCTTTTCGAACCTGAACAGCGAAGAGGTCGAGCGGAGCAGTTATGGACAGGATTTGCCACAGTTATTCACGCAGCTACCCAGTATCAACACGTATTCCGACGGCGGGAATGGATTCGGGTATTCGTATTTGAGATTGCGAGGATTCAGTCAGAATCGCGTCGGCGTATACCTCAACGGAGTGCCGCTGAACGACGCGGAATCCCACGAGGTCTTTTGGATAGACCTACCGGACTTCGCGGAAGACGTGCAAGACATTCAAGTGCAGCGGGGAATCGGCAGTTCACTCTATGGCGCAGCATCGCTGGGCGGGTCCATCAATCTTGTCACCCGGACGCCGGGTTTGGGTGATAAACCCACGCTGCGCGCGGAGACGATGTACGGAACCTGGAACACGCGCAGGGCGAGCCTGCAGTTCACGTCGGGTCGAGTCGGTCAACGGTTCGGGTTTGCCGGGCGACTTTCAAGGATGGACTCCGACGGCTATCGATACGGTTCGTGGGTGAAGGCATGGAGTTACTATCTTGCGTCGACCAGATTTTCGTCGAAACATACCACACGAATAATTTTCTACGGCGGGCCGGAGAAGACGCACTTGGCATACGAAGGTGTTACGAAGGAGTATCTGGACGGAGAGGTGACCGGAAACAAGGACAAGGATCGCCGGCACAATCCGTTCATGTTCGCGGGTGAGATTGACAATTTCTTTCAGCCTCATTATGAGCTGCATGACGAGTGGCGAGCGCGGGATAATCTGACGGTTGACAACTCGATCTATATTTTCAAGGGCGACGGATATTACGACCAGTTCCGCACCGGACAGGATTTAGGCCAGTACTATTACACGTTTCCGGCGGACTCTGTGGCAGCAGATGTGCTCCGCCGGAGAAACATCACAGAGCTTGATGGAGGTTGGATTCCCCGCGCAACCTGGAAGCACAAGTGGGGACAAAGCGTGCTGGGTGCGGAAGTGAGGCTGCACAATGCCCGGCACGAGGGAACTGTACGATGGTCGTCGATTGTGCCGCAGGGGGCAAGTCCGGAGCAGCACTACTACGATTATCGCGTGGGCAAGCAGGTTTATGCCGGTTACATTCACAATCTGTTTCAAGTGAGTGATCCGCTGCGGATCATGGCGGATTTACAATTCAAGACTCAACGCTATGAGATGAAGGATGACAAGATTTGGGACGTCACCTTGGAGAAGACTTTCTCCGCTTTCACGCCGCGAGCCGGCTTGAACTACAGATTACTGGAGGGAGGCGCGCGCAAGCCATTGACTATCGCCTACGCGAACGCATCTTTTGCCCAACGAGAGCCGGCGTTCAGGGATTTGTATAACGCGCAGGACTTTTATTCCTCACCTTTTGTGACACCGCATCGATTCGCCGACGGTCCAGACGGCGGAGCGTATATCGGGCCGATGCTTGAAGATGAGAAGCTGTTTAACCTGGAAGTCGGCTGCATCGGACAATGGAAACACGCGCATCTTGGCGTAAATTATTACAGGATGGAGCTGACAGACGCCATTGTGACAGACAACGGGCAACTTGACGATCTGGGCAACTTGCTGTCGGCAAACGCGGACAAGGTGAGGCATCAAGGGGTCGAGGTTGTCGGCGCCATCGAACCACTTGACCATCTGACGCTATCCGGCAACCTTGCGCTCGCAGACCACCGCTTTGTGAATTACTCGGAAGTTGATTGGAACACATTTGAACCAACTTCGCGCGACGGAAACAGAATCGGACAGGACCCGGAGTATCTGGCTAACGTCCAGATTGAGCGCGTTCAAGGCCGATTTGCCGCATCAATCGGTGCACGCTTTGCGGGCAAGCAATATACTGACAACAGCGAGAACGAGGAAACGGCGATTGAGGGCTACACACTGCTGCACGCGGATTTCAGTTACGAGTTCAGAAACGTTCCGGGAAACGTTCCGCTTGCGGAAATCCGGATTCGGATTAACAATATACTTGACAGCGAATACGAGACCGTGGGATACGGCCCAACGTATATTGTTGGCGCTCCGAGAGCGATTTACACCACACTTGCGGTTGAACTCTAA